One segment of Solanum stenotomum isolate F172 chromosome 1, ASM1918654v1, whole genome shotgun sequence DNA contains the following:
- the LOC125845563 gene encoding uncharacterized protein LOC125845563, with the protein MSSNIPRLDVTRKQLPFFVLNKLHDMSKQADELPLLLLVNDSIIFFVDLPNMISESFKNTKDSIKHLLHAVHIASCHGQHPKKNLKYDIKRNKVMPNATELSQAGVSFVKAGLHDKLGDKTSLFDSIKFENGLMTIPCFQVYDGTETILRNLIAYEQQSSDVQYKYFTDFAAFMDHLIDSEKDVSLLRQKGIIENWMGEDKEMASLFNKNGHGITTYSDFYYKTNA; encoded by the coding sequence ATGTCATCAAATATTCCGAGACTTGATGTTACTAGAAAGCAACTTCCCTTCTTTGTCCTCAACAAGCTTCATGACATGTCGAAACAAGCTGATGAATTACCATTGTTGTTACTGGTGaatgattcaattatcttttttGTTGACTTGCCAAACATGATCAGTGAATCCTTTAAAAACACAAAAGATAGTATCAAACATTTACTTCATGCAGTTCACATTGCTTCATGTCATGGCCAACATcccaagaaaaatttaaaatatgacataaagCGAAATAAGGTCATGCCAAATGCAACAGAGCTTTCCCAAGCTGGAGTTAGCTTTGTTAAAGCTGGATTACATGACAAACTTGGGGATAAAACAAGTTTATTTGATAGTATAAAATTTGAGAATGGATTAATGACGATCCCTTGTTTTCAAGTATATGATGGCACAGAAACCATCTTGCGAAATCTCATTGCTTATGAGCAACAATCATCTGATGTACAATATAAGTATTTCACTGATtttgcagctttcatggatcaTCTTATTGACTCAGAAAAAGATGTGAGTTTGCTTCGCCAGAAAGGAATCATAGAGAATTGGATGGGAGAGGACAAAGAAATGGCTAGCCTCTTCAACAAAAACGGACATGGGATCACTACGTATTCAGACTTCTATTACAAGACAAATGCTTAA